In Lotus japonicus ecotype B-129 chromosome 5, LjGifu_v1.2, one genomic interval encodes:
- the LOC130721493 gene encoding galactolipid galactosyltransferase SFR2, chloroplastic-like: MSPISLFIASTQLLGTLVTLTVAAKAFNFSRFLRPPIGGSVARSHRSDSAPPHHDASGDGQISAPAHDDDDDDDDDASGHGHASGSSISGISARTSMKFFLTSTKLVGALVTLVTVVVAVKTYIFSCFRRNYLRPFRSPIDESANILAKFDDGFFFGLATAPAHVEDDLDDAWLQFVQQTSGGAHNVAAWHNVPNPEERLKFWTQPNRELQLAKNTGITVFRMGIDWSRIMPKEPEGNNPLESINYAALESYKLILENVRSDGMKVMLTLFHHSLPPWSGEYGGWKVEKTVDYFMLFTRLIVTHLSKWVDYWVTFNEPHVFCMLTYCAGVWPAGDQPSRLDALPTGGFRKAMQWISIAHANAYDYIHETLVSSNPIVGVAHHVAFTRPYGLFDVSWVSLMNSCTLFSYIDGICNKLDFIGINYYGQEVVSGFALKLVEDMEYSESGRGVYPDGLYRMLLHFHERYKHLKLPFIITENGVSDETDLIRRPYLVEHLLAIHAAMTMGVPVLGYLFWTISDNWEWADGYGPKFGLVAVDRANSLQRTRRPSYHLFSEIAKTGKITREDREAAWDELQRAAKEKKTRPFYRCVNKHGKMDSGGLDEPIQRPYIERDWRFGHYEMHGLQDYLSIFFRFLMR, encoded by the exons ATGTCGCCGATATCATTGTTCATCGCCTCCACCCAACTCCTCGGAACCCTAGTAACTCTCACCGTAGCCGCCAAAGCCTTCAATTTCTCGCGCTTCCTCCGCCCTCCGATCGGCGGTTCTGTTGCCCGATCTCACCGTTCTG ATTCAGCACCACCACACCATGATGCTTCCGGTGACGGTCAAATTTCAGCACCAGCacacgatgatgatgatgatgatgatgatgatgcttcTGGTCACGGTCATGCTTCCGGTTCTTCTATATCCGGTATTTCGGCGAGGACGTCGATGAAGTTTTTCCTCACCTCCACCAAGCTTGTGGGAGCTCTGGTCACTCTCGTGACTGTCGTTGTTGCGGTCAAGACCTACATCTTCTCCTGTTTCCGCCGAAACTACCTCCGCCCCTTCCGCTCCCCGATCGACGAATCCGCCAACATTCTTGCAAAATTTGACG ACGGATTTTTCTTCGGTCTCGCTACAGCACCGGCGCATGTTGAAGATGATCTCGATGATGCTTGGTTGCAGTTTGTACAACAAACGAGTGGGGGTGCTCATAACGTAGCTGCTTGGCACAATGTGCCTAATCC GGAGGAGAGGTTAAAGTTTTGGACTCAGCCTAATAGAGAACTACAGTTGGCCAAGAATACTGGTATTACTGTTTTTCGCATGGGAATAGATTGGTCAAGAATCATGCCAAAGGAGCCAGAAGGAAACAATCCTCTAGAATCT ATTAACTATGCTGCATTGGAGAGTTATAAGTTGATTCTCGAAAATGTTCGATCAGATGGAATGAAGGTGATGCTCACTCTTTTCCATCACTCACTTCCACCTTGGTCTGGTGAGTATGGAGGTTGGAAGGTGGAAAAGACAGTGGATTATTTCATGCTGTTTACCAG GCTTATTGTAACCCATTTATCCAAATGGGTAGACTATTGGGTAACCTTCAATGAACCCCATGTCTTCTGCATGCTCACCTATTGTGCTGGAGTTTGGCCAGCTGGGGATCAACCTAGTAGACTAGATGCATTGCCGACGGGCGGTTTTCGAAAAGCTATGCAATGGATTTCTATTGCACATGCAAATGCATACGATTACATACATGAAACATTAGTAAG TTCAAATCCAATAGTGGGGGTTGCCCATCACGTGGCATTCACGCGACCCTATGGACTGTTTGATGTTAGTTGGGTGTCATTGATGAATTCATGTACGCTCTTCTCATATATTGATGGGATATGCAACAAGCTGGACTTCATCGGAATAAATTACTATGGGCAG GAAGTTGTTTCTGGTTTTGCGCTGAAACTGGTGGAAGATATGGAGTACAGCGAATCTGGCCGTGGGGTATATCCGGATGGTTTATACCGGATGCTCCTACACTTCCACGAGAGATACAAGCATCTTAAACTCCCCTTCATAATTACTGAAAACGGAGTTTCAGATGAGACAGATTTGATTCGCAGGCCATATCTCGTGGAGCATTTGCTTGCCATCCATGCCGCCATGACCATG GGTGTGCCCGTGCTTGGTTATCTGTTCTGGACTATATCTGATAACTGGGAGTGGGCTGATGGATATGGCCCCAAGTTTGGACTTGTTGCCGTTGACCGGGCAAACTCCCTTCAACGGACTAGACGTCCTTCTTACCATCTTTTTTCCGAA ATTGCGAAGACAGGTAAAATTACGCGTGAAGATCGTGAAGCAGCTTGGGATGAGCTTCAAAGGGCtgctaaagaaaagaaaaccagACCATTTTACCGTTGTGTGAACAAACACGGTAAAATGGATTCAG GTGGACTTGATGAGCCAATCCAGCGACCTTACATTGAGCGTGATTGGAGGTTTGGGCATTATGAGATGCATGGTCTCCAGGACTATTTGAGCATCTTCTTTAGATTCCTTATGCGATAG
- the LOC130717856 gene encoding uncharacterized protein LOC130717856, translated as MRQFLLSVFSYLYLTTMFTIHNLKPPILVSPSPCLHHPSSFPLQLPSKAPIFCSNPSILTRRLFLPSVSAIWDAVTGGNNNNNGREALLAIRRGMSLFRQGDVSGSVVEFDKAIQLDPRQKAYLWQRGLSLYYLNRFEEGAEQFRLDVAQNPNDTEESIWCFLCEAQLYGVDEVRKRYLEVGRDSRPVMREAYNMFRDGGDPEKLVAAFSNGREGEYFYASLYAGLYYESQNETDAAKVHMVAACQSSYGQRSDDYMASLSKVHCLCRNWTIS; from the exons atgCGCCAATTTCTGTTATCAGTTTTCAGTTATCTCTACCTTACCACCATGTTCACTATCCACAACCTTAAACCCCCAATTTTGGTGTCTCCTTCCCCTTGTTTGCACCACCCTTCATCATTCCCATTGCAATTACCTTCCAAAGCACCCATCTTCTGCTCCAATCCTTCAATCCTCACCCGAAGACTTTTCCTTCCTTCCGTCTCCGCCATCTGGGACGCCGTCACCGGcggcaacaacaacaacaatggccGTGAAGCCCTTCTTGCAATTCGTCGTGGAATGTCCCTCTTCAGACAGGGTGATGTTTCCGGGTCTGTTGTGGAGTTCGACAAGGCTATTCAGCTGGACCCTCGTCAAAAGGCTT ATCTTTGGCAAAGGGGACTCTCACTTTACTACCTTAATAG ATTTGAAGAAGGAGCTGAGCAGTTTCGGTTAGATGTTGCTCAAAATCCAAATGATACAGAAGAGTCCATATGGTGTTTTCTTTGTGAAGCTCAACTATATGGGGTGGATGAAGTGAGGAAGCGATATCTCGAG GTTGGCAGAGACTCAAGGCCAGTCATGCGGGAAGCATATAACATGTTTAGAGATGGCGGGGATCCTGAAAAG CTTGTAGCTGCGTTCTCCAATGGTAGAGAAGGCGAATATTTTTATGCTTCTCTATATGCTGGACTTTATTACGAATCTCAG AATGAAACGGACGCTGCTAAAGTTCACATGGTTGCTGCATGCCAGTCTTCTTATGGGCAAAG GTCTGATGATTATATGGCTTCTCTCTCGAAGGTTCACTGTCTTTGTCGAAATTGGACCATCAGCTAA